Proteins co-encoded in one Arachis hypogaea cultivar Tifrunner chromosome 11, arahy.Tifrunner.gnm2.J5K5, whole genome shotgun sequence genomic window:
- the LOC112722742 gene encoding mitotic spindle checkpoint protein MAD1 codes for MILRTPPPSKRPRADADSDSDANRQLVIYEDPPPPAPLPESAAQDLDNTHFLCTYQCRQMVKAEFIEALSTAENQVRDYQSKLEALDINFRKVESERKKFLDQLSYTQQELAASKGREHALQEQLLKEVTESQERLRKQIQLNSDLEVKLQNEMNIRAKAESHAASTEEKAKSLEGKLSHLSESTEREKQRLNDELTQLKRDSKFSVSKITANLEKVECRANNAEKEAELLKEQLEHLKDRLNECLHEKIEVEKKLATLASREISSTESSVLVKELQQELQNYETEVREARKLRLSYENVELLKEKLLEEKSRRERVESELSKLQDVQLNIEKLEDQISSWRLMIKDIPGVSCFEDIPIKFSALQKEIIDGKQKEGEQTSRVKQLQVALDVAEIGKQSAESEAALAKEKAEALKSEIKQIELMLAVVTEERNKLRNMSNLKNDEAADGSKSISTLQALQDLESSLAKKDDCIKELESALHEQRAVNNRQHEEIKLLNEKLHNELKRIKSLERESDRLRSEISLLEAKLGHGDFSAANTKVLRMVNTLTVDNEAKQTIEALQTELQKTKEKLKAVEELKGQSGDTGKLVDSYISDKIVQLKEQIATLEKREERYKTVFADRISVFRRACCELFGYKIVMDEHQRPNGIPVTRFTLQSIYAQSDDEKLEFDYESGNTNILVNQYTAQPEISRQVEIFIRKMNSIPAFTANLTVESFNRRTLS; via the exons atgaTATTGAGGACTCCTCCCCCATCCAAGAGGCCACGCGCCGATGCCGACTCCGACTCCGACGCCAATCGTCAGCTCGTTATCTACGAGGATCCTCCTCCGCCGGCGCCTTTGCCTGAGTCCGCGGCGCAGGATCTCGATAACACCCACTTTCTCTGCACCTATCAGTGTCGCCAAATG GTTAAAGCCGAGTTCATAGAGGCCTTAAGCACAGCTGAAAACCAAGTTCGTGATTATCAATCTAAATTGGAGGCATTGGATATTAATTTCCGTAAAGTTG AGTCTGAGAGGAAGAAATTTCTTGACCAGTTATCATACACCCAACAGGAACTTGCTGCTTCTAAAGGCCGCGAGCACGCACTCCAAGAACAGCTTCTGAAGGAGGTTACTGAATCTCAAGAACGATTGAGAAAACAAATACAGTTAAACAGTGATCTTGAG GTTAAGCTCCAAAATGAGATGAACATTCGTGCGAAGGCCGAGTCACATGCTGCTTCAACAGAAGAAAAAGCAAAATCTTTAGAAGGAAAGCTCAGCCATCTTTCGGAGAGTACAGAGAGAGAGAAACAGCGACTTAACGATGAACTTACACAACTGAAAAGGGACTCGAAGTTTTCTGTTTCTAAAATAACTGCAAAT CTGGAAAAAGTGGAATGTAGAGCTAATAATGCGGAGAAAGAAGCAGAGCTTCTGAAAGAGCAATTGGAACATCTGAAGGACCGACTCAATGAG TGTTTGCATGAGAAGATTGAAGTTGAGAAAAAACTAGCAACTTTGGCCTCCCGCGAAATTTCTTCCACGGAGAGTAGTGTTTTAGTTAAAGAGTTGCAACAAGAGCTTCAGAATTAT GAAACTGAAGTAAGGGAAGCGAGAAAGCTAAGATTGAGTTATGAGAACGTTGAACTTTTGAAGGAAAAATTGTTGGAGGAGAAGAGCCGCCGGGAAAGAGTAGAATCTGAGCTGTCCAAATTACAGGATGTCCAGCTAAATATTGAAAAGTTAGAGGATCAGATATCCTCTTGGAGATTAATGATTAAAGATATTCCTGGTGTCTCATGCTTTGAGGACATACCTATAAAGTTTTCAGCTTTACAGAA AGAGATCATTGATGGCAAACAGAAGGAGGGTGAACAAACTTCCCGTGTGAAGCAATTGCAAGTAGCTCTGGATGTTGCTGAAATTGGTAAACAAAGTGCTGAGTCTGAGGCTGCATTGGCCAAAGAGAAGGCAGAAGCATTAAAATCGGAGATTAAACAGATTGAGTTAATG CTTGCTGTTGTTACTGAGGAAAGAAACAAATTAAGAAATATGTCCAATTTGAAGAATGATGAAGCAGCAGATGGATCTAAGAGTATTAGCACTCTGCAGGCCCTTCAG GACCTTGAATCATCTCTTGCAAAGAAAGATGACTGTATTAAAGAATTAGAAAGTGCCTTACATGAGCAGAGAGCAGTTAATAATCGTCAACATGAGGAAATCAAGTTACTTAATGAAAAGTTGCATAATGAGTTAAAAAGAATTAAGTCATTGGAGAGGGAGAGTGACCGCCTCCGTTCAGAGATTTCTTTATTAGAGGCAAAG TTGGGTCATGGTGATTTTTCTGCTGCTAATACAAAAGTTCTGCGGATGGTGAATACCCTTACTGTTGATAATGAGGCCAAACAAACCATAGAAGCACTGCAAACCGAGCTGCAAAAAactaaagagaaattgaaagcTGTTGAGGAATTGAAGGGTCAATCAG GTGACACTGGAAAGCTGGTAGATAGCTACATATCAGATAAGATAGTGCAATTAAAGGAGCAAATTGCCACACTTGAGAAGCGAGAAGAAAG ATACAAGACTGTGTTTGCAGACAGAATTTCAGTCTTCCGGAGGGCATGCTGCGAGCTTTTTGGTTACAAG ATTGTAATGGATGAACACCAGCGACCAAATGGAATCCCAGTGACACGATTTACCTTGCAATCAATTTATGCACAAAGTGATGATGAGAAACTTGAATTTGACTATGAATCAGGGAATACTAATATTTTG GTAAACCAATACACAGCTCAGCCTGAGATATCTCGTCAG GTTGAGATATTCATTCGGAAGATGAATTCAATTCCTGCTTTCACTGCCAACCTAACGGTGGAGTCCTTCAATAGAAGAACCTTATCTTAA